A genomic window from Methanosarcinales archaeon includes:
- a CDS encoding DUF1673 family protein produces the protein MTALIENIRKVMGWCPVADTKINKPPSGEGYANKPDSGGDASPKLFGSLFEWDYIVKEELLRSIAVLFYTFIGIGGLITYGYIKTDLTATFYLAPIVTFAIFVIMVWHRKNTLSPIIYRFGNTKPLRELAILIVVYAVYLYFSLQYPVLHRIWILIILFIALKLGKVFELNRPTGIKMMLFIAVASIFLLIRYYALQLSLMPFIKGILALEAAMLVFVVLAKRMGFEEPDYLKKMDGRVFLIFVALVVVFSIIGAAVMIGLDRLIK, from the coding sequence ATGACTGCTTTGATCGAAAATATACGGAAAGTTATGGGCTGGTGTCCTGTTGCGGATACTAAAATCAACAAGCCCCCTTCTGGAGAAGGTTATGCTAATAAGCCAGATAGCGGGGGCGATGCATCTCCGAAGTTATTCGGTTCGTTATTCGAATGGGATTACATCGTTAAGGAAGAACTATTGAGGTCGATTGCAGTTCTCTTCTATACCTTTATTGGCATCGGAGGATTGATCACGTATGGTTATATTAAAACAGACCTGACTGCCACATTTTATCTGGCGCCGATTGTAACCTTTGCCATTTTTGTAATCATGGTCTGGCATAGGAAGAATACACTAAGCCCAATTATATACCGTTTTGGAAATACCAAACCATTAAGAGAATTGGCTATCTTGATTGTGGTTTATGCGGTATATCTTTATTTCTCACTTCAATACCCTGTGCTTCACAGGATATGGATTCTTATTATTTTATTCATAGCCTTAAAACTTGGAAAAGTATTCGAGCTTAACCGCCCCACAGGTATTAAGATGATGCTATTCATTGCAGTAGCATCCATCTTTCTCCTTATTCGCTACTATGCATTGCAGTTGTCTCTGATGCCCTTTATAAAAGGCATCTTAGCTCTTGAAGCAGCTATGTTGGTTTTTGTGGTTCTGGCAAAGAGGATGGGATTTGAAGAACCTGATTATCTGAAAAAAATGGATGGGAGAGTTTTCCTGATATTTGTGGCACTCGTTGTTGTCTTTTCGATAATTGGAGCAGCGGTGATGATAGGGCTTGATAGGTTAATCAAATAG